The Metabacillus litoralis genome contains a region encoding:
- the rplB gene encoding 50S ribosomal protein L2, translated as MAIKKYKPTSNGRRGMTVSDFAEITTDQPEKSLLAPLHKKGGRNNQGKLTVRHQGGGHKRQYRVIDFKRDKDGIPGRVATIEYDPNRSANIALINYVDGEKRYILAPKNLKVGLEIMSGPEADIKVGNALPLLNIPVGTVVHNIELKPGKGGQLVRSAGTSAQVLGKEGKYVLVRLNSGEVRMILATCRATVGQVGNEQHELINIGKAGRSRWLGKRPTVRGSVMNPNDHPHGGGEGRAPIGRKSPMSPWGKPTLGAKTRKKKNKSDKFIVRRRKK; from the coding sequence ATGGCGATTAAAAAATATAAACCAACCTCAAACGGTCGTCGTGGAATGACAGTATCGGATTTTGCTGAAATCACGACAGATCAACCAGAAAAATCGTTACTTGCACCTTTACACAAAAAAGGTGGTCGTAATAACCAAGGTAAATTAACAGTTCGTCACCAAGGTGGTGGACACAAACGCCAATATCGTGTGATTGATTTCAAACGCGACAAAGATGGTATACCAGGACGCGTTGCTACAATCGAGTACGATCCAAATCGTTCTGCAAACATCGCATTAATCAACTATGTTGATGGTGAGAAAAGATACATCCTTGCACCTAAGAATTTAAAAGTAGGTCTAGAGATTATGTCTGGCCCTGAAGCAGATATTAAAGTGGGTAATGCACTACCATTACTAAACATTCCTGTAGGTACAGTAGTACACAACATCGAATTAAAACCTGGTAAAGGTGGACAATTAGTTCGTTCTGCAGGTACTTCTGCTCAAGTATTAGGTAAAGAGGGTAAATACGTACTTGTACGTTTAAACTCTGGTGAAGTTCGTATGATTCTTGCTACTTGCCGTGCAACTGTAGGTCAAGTAGGAAACGAGCAACATGAACTTATTAACATTGGTAAAGCAGGTCGTTCACGTTGGTTAGGCAAACGTCCTACTGTTCGTGGATCTGTAATGAACCCTAACGATCACCCACACGGTGGTGGTGAAGGACGCGCTCCAATCGGACGTAAATCACCAATGTCTCCATGGGGTAAACCAACTCTTGGAGCTAAGACTCGTAAGAAGAAGAACAAATCAGATAAATTTATCGTGCGTCGCCGTAAAAAATAA
- the rplD gene encoding 50S ribosomal protein L4, producing the protein MPKVALLNQTGSNVGEIELNDSVFGIEPNQHVLFEAVIMQRASLRQGTHKVKNRSEVAGGGRKPWRQKGTGRARQGSIRSPQWRGGGIVFGPTPRSYAYKLPKKVRRLAIKSALSSKVVDNDIVVLEDLALNAPKTKEMASVLKGLSVERKALIVTADNNENVALSARNIPGVTVVTASGVNVLDVLNHDKLIMTKAAVQKVEEVLA; encoded by the coding sequence ATGCCTAAAGTAGCATTATTAAACCAAACTGGATCAAACGTTGGAGAAATCGAACTTAATGATTCTGTATTTGGTATCGAACCTAATCAGCATGTATTATTTGAAGCGGTTATCATGCAAAGAGCTTCCTTACGTCAAGGAACTCACAAAGTAAAAAATCGTTCTGAAGTAGCAGGCGGAGGACGCAAACCTTGGCGTCAAAAGGGTACTGGACGTGCTCGTCAAGGATCTATTCGCTCTCCACAATGGCGCGGTGGTGGTATTGTATTTGGACCAACTCCACGTTCATATGCTTATAAATTACCTAAAAAAGTTCGCCGTTTAGCAATCAAATCAGCTTTATCATCAAAAGTAGTTGACAACGATATCGTTGTTTTAGAGGATTTAGCACTTAACGCTCCAAAAACAAAAGAAATGGCTTCTGTTCTTAAAGGTCTTTCTGTTGAAAGAAAAGCGTTAATTGTAACAGCTGACAACAACGAAAATGTTGCATTATCAGCTCGTAACATCCCTGGAGTAACAGTTGTTACTGCGAGTGGTGTAAATGTACTTGATGTACTTAACCACGATAAGCTTATTATGACGAAAGCTGCGGTGCAAAAAGTAGAGGAGGTACTTGCATAA
- the rpsS gene encoding 30S ribosomal protein S19: MGRSLKKGPFVDDHLMNKVEKLNETEKKQVIKTWSRRSTIFPQFIGHTIAVYDGRKHVPVYVTEDMVGHKLGEFAPTRTYKGHASDDKKTRR; this comes from the coding sequence ATGGGCCGTAGCTTAAAAAAGGGACCATTCGTTGATGATCATTTAATGAACAAAGTTGAGAAATTAAATGAAACTGAGAAAAAGCAAGTTATTAAAACTTGGTCACGTCGTTCTACAATTTTCCCACAATTTATTGGTCACACTATCGCTGTTTATGATGGACGTAAACATGTTCCTGTATATGTAACTGAGGATATGGTAGGTCATAAACTAGGTGAGTTCGCACCTACACGTACTTACAAAGGTCATGCTAGTGATGACAAAAAAAC
- the rplW gene encoding 50S ribosomal protein L23, with product MKDPRDIIKRPVITERSTDLMTEKKYTFEVDVKANKTEVKDAIESIFGVKVEKVNIMNYKGKLKRVGRYSGLTNRRRKAIIKLTADSKEIELFEV from the coding sequence ATGAAAGATCCTCGTGATATTATTAAGCGCCCCGTAATCACTGAACGTTCAACAGATCTTATGACTGAGAAAAAATATACGTTTGAAGTAGATGTTAAGGCTAATAAAACTGAAGTTAAAGATGCGATCGAATCAATCTTTGGCGTAAAAGTTGAAAAAGTAAACATCATGAACTACAAAGGTAAATTAAAGCGTGTAGGTCGTTACAGCGGTTTAACTAACCGTCGTCGTAAAGCGATCATCAAGCTTACTGCAGATAGCAAAGAAATCGAATTATTCGAAGTATAA
- the rplC gene encoding 50S ribosomal protein L3 produces the protein MTKGILGRKVGMTQVFAENGDLIPVTVIEASPNVVLQKKSVDTDGYNAVQLGFEDKREKLSNKPEKGHVAKANTAPKRFVKELREASLEQIEVGQEVKVDIFTAGEIVDVTGISKGKGFQGSIKRHGQSRGPMSHGSRYHRRPGSMGPVAPNRVFKNKLLPGRMGGERITVQNLEIVRVDAERNLLLIKGNVPGPKKALITVKSAVKSK, from the coding sequence ATGACCAAAGGAATCTTAGGAAGAAAAGTCGGTATGACGCAAGTATTTGCTGAAAACGGTGATTTAATTCCGGTAACTGTTATCGAAGCTTCTCCAAACGTAGTTCTTCAAAAGAAATCTGTTGATACTGATGGATACAACGCAGTTCAATTAGGATTTGAAGATAAACGTGAAAAGCTTTCTAACAAACCAGAAAAAGGACACGTTGCAAAAGCTAATACTGCACCTAAGCGCTTCGTTAAAGAACTTCGTGAAGCTAGCTTAGAGCAAATCGAAGTAGGTCAAGAAGTCAAAGTTGATATTTTCACAGCAGGTGAAATCGTAGATGTAACAGGAATTTCTAAAGGGAAAGGTTTCCAAGGCTCTATTAAACGCCACGGACAATCTCGTGGACCAATGTCTCACGGTTCTCGTTACCATCGTCGTCCAGGTTCAATGGGACCTGTAGCACCTAACCGTGTATTCAAAAACAAACTGTTACCTGGTCGTATGGGTGGAGAACGTATTACGGTTCAAAACTTAGAGATCGTTAGAGTAGATGCAGAACGTAATCTATTACTAATCAAAGGTAATGTACCAGGACCTAAAAAAGCACTTATCACTGTGAAAAGCGCAGTTAAATCTAAATAA
- the rpsJ gene encoding 30S ribosomal protein S10: MAKQKIRIRLKAYDHRILDQSAEKIVETAKRSGANVSGPIPLPTERSVYTILRAVHKYKDSREQFEMRTHKRLIDIISPTPQTVDALMRLDLPSGVDIEIKL, from the coding sequence ATGGCAAAACAAAAGATTCGTATCCGTTTAAAAGCTTATGATCACAGAATTCTTGATCAATCTGCAGAGAAAATTGTAGAAACTGCAAAACGTTCAGGTGCAAATGTTTCTGGTCCAATTCCGTTACCAACAGAAAGATCAGTATACACAATCCTACGTGCGGTTCATAAATACAAAGATTCTCGTGAGCAATTCGAAATGCGTACGCATAAGCGTTTAATTGATATCATCAGCCCAACACCACAAACTGTTGATGCATTAATGCGTCTTGACTTACCATCAGGTGTTGACATTGAAATCAAATTATAA